The genomic region CATTATTAACTTTAACAAAttatataagtaaaatatttCAACTTTGTTACTGTTAAAATCAGTCAAGATTATTTTTTACATTCCCAATATTAATTTGTAGAGTTGTCAAAATTGTAGATAATCAATTCATCAATCCTaccaatataattaaataaattattaaaatttataaaaataaataaataaaaattcatttaatcaTTAATCAATTTGATGTCATCCTCTAAATCGATACTTCAACTTTTTTCGATTCAGTCAAGtttgatataaaaatattttttccttaaattatgaaaaaaaaattaggatTCCCTTTAAATTGACATTTATTTTCAGCACAAAATTTTTAACTTGCACAAAACTTTTAACTTGTTCCTTTTaacttttatttccttttttactAATCGCCGTCCCTCCCTCTTAGACAAAGGCTTAAGAAGATGAAATTGCCACGTTACAACATAAGCTGGTGGTCGCATTTAAGGTTGATGCGATTGCCACGTTACAACATAAAAGCTGGTGGTCGCTTTTTAAGTTTAATGATGAAGAAACGAAGTGATGGCTGGAATTTACAACGGAAAAAATGCAAATACCAAAGAGCAGTATGGCGTTGAGAGGTGCTGCAAGGGCTGGTGGTGCTTGCATTGAAAGACAAAGAACCACCCCATTTCTCCTTTCATCTTCTCCATTATTTTTTAGGGTACGATCCCTTCATTCCCCTTCACATCCTCTCCTAAGATTCACATCTTTTCCTAACCCCAAAACTGGTATGCCTTCATTCCTTTTTGTTTTTGGGTTACATATGCATTTTAATTTTCATTCAGGGAGTTTGATTTGTTACCAACTGTTGTACATTTTTTTCCAGGATTTAAGTATCAGATTCGGGCAATACAAGAGGTAACTGCAGATACTGTAAAATCCCAGAAAGGAAAAGAAGATGATGAACAAAATTCCCCACAAAATTGGAAGATTAAAATGCTGTATGATGGAGATTGTCCGCTTTGCATGCGTGAGGTACACCATTTTTCATATATATGGCTTATGATAATATTTGGTGTTCATTATTGTCGAGGGGAGGTCGGAGTCTGAATCCTCAAACAGCGGAGTTATTGTGTGTGAAGTGTCTATGCTCGGTTTTACCAGGTTTTGTCTCCCGAATCCGAAGAGAGCTTAACAGGATTCACGGAGGTTAGGAGTGTCTCGCCACCAAAGAAATATTGAGCATTTGCCTTAGTGGGGTTGGAACCCATACACTTATATGGCATTAGTGGCTAAGAACACTACCACTTGATAGACCTCAAATCCCACCAAGGTCAAATGCTTAATATTTCCTTGGTAGCGAGGCGCTCCCTAAACGCCGTAAACCCGGTTGG from Gossypium arboreum isolate Shixiya-1 chromosome 1, ASM2569848v2, whole genome shotgun sequence harbors:
- the LOC108480487 gene encoding uncharacterized protein At5g50100, chloroplastic isoform X2 → MQIPKSSMALRGAARAGGACIERQRTTPFLLSSSPLFFRVRSLHSPSHPLLRFTSFPNPKTGFKYQIRAIQEVTADTVKSQKGKEDDEQNSPQNWKIKMLYDGDCPLCMREVDMLRERNKQYGTIKFVDISSDDYSPEENQGLDYKTVMGRIHAILSDGTVVTDVEAFRKLYEQVGLGWVYAITKYEPIATIADSIYGVWAKYRLQITGKT